In Collimonas arenae, a single genomic region encodes these proteins:
- a CDS encoding epimerase, whose protein sequence is MKVILFGASGMVGQGVLRECLLDGDVEKILVIGRAPIAIAHDKLSEIILPDLSSLASHTDALQGYDACFFCLGVSSAGMSEACYSALTYDLTLTIAKTLAACNSGMTLTYVSGAGTDSSEHGGSMWARVKGRTENALLRLPVKAAFMFRPGIIQPMHGVVSKTRSYRVFYMFAWPLLPLLKRIFPKYITSTEQIGRAMIKLARYGGPRQVLETADINAV, encoded by the coding sequence ATGAAAGTAATACTGTTTGGGGCCAGCGGCATGGTTGGACAAGGCGTGCTGCGCGAGTGCCTGCTTGACGGCGACGTTGAAAAAATACTGGTGATCGGACGCGCGCCGATTGCCATCGCGCATGACAAGCTGAGTGAAATCATCTTGCCGGATTTGAGTTCGTTGGCTAGTCACACCGACGCCTTGCAAGGATATGACGCCTGCTTTTTCTGTCTCGGCGTATCTTCGGCCGGCATGTCGGAAGCATGCTATAGCGCGCTGACTTACGACCTCACGCTGACGATCGCGAAGACGCTGGCGGCGTGCAATTCGGGCATGACCCTGACTTACGTGTCGGGCGCGGGCACCGATTCCAGCGAACATGGCGGCAGCATGTGGGCCAGGGTGAAGGGACGTACCGAGAATGCCCTGCTGCGGCTACCGGTCAAAGCGGCTTTCATGTTCCGTCCGGGGATCATCCAGCCGATGCATGGCGTGGTGTCCAAGACCCGCTCCTATCGCGTGTTCTATATGTTCGCGTGGCCACTGTTGCCGTTGCTGAAGCGCATCTTCCCCAAATACATCACCAGCACCGAGCAAATCGGCCGGGCGATGATCAAGCTGGCGCGCTACGGCGGCCCCAGGCAGGTGCTTGAGACCGCCGACATCAATGCCGTTTAA
- a CDS encoding TetR/AcrR family transcriptional regulator produces the protein MATTQRLTDRKREAIIRAAIAEFRSNGFETTSMDKIAARAEVSKRTVYNHFPGKEELFAEILTQLWQTSADQMALSYRADRPLREQLYELMQSKMRMLSDNNFLDLARVAIAATIHSPERTQDMVARMNQREEGVNVWISAAQADGKLKPVDPAFAAHQLQSLLKTFAFWPQVTMDQPPLSEAMQQQVLDSAVDMFLGYYQVAAKR, from the coding sequence ATGGCCACGACGCAACGCCTCACCGACCGTAAACGGGAGGCCATCATCCGGGCAGCAATCGCCGAATTCCGCAGCAACGGCTTCGAAACCACCAGCATGGACAAGATCGCCGCCCGGGCCGAAGTATCCAAACGCACGGTCTACAACCATTTTCCGGGCAAGGAAGAATTGTTCGCTGAAATCCTGACGCAGTTATGGCAGACCAGCGCTGACCAGATGGCGCTCAGCTATCGTGCCGACCGGCCACTGCGCGAGCAGCTCTACGAGCTGATGCAATCCAAGATGCGCATGCTCAGCGACAACAATTTCCTCGACCTGGCGCGCGTGGCGATTGCCGCCACCATTCACTCGCCAGAACGAACGCAAGATATGGTCGCCAGGATGAACCAGCGGGAAGAAGGGGTTAACGTCTGGATCAGCGCGGCGCAAGCCGATGGCAAGCTGAAGCCGGTCGATCCGGCTTTCGCGGCGCATCAGTTGCAAAGCTTGTTGAAAACCTTCGCATTCTGGCCGCAGGTCACGATGGACCAGCCGCCGCTGTCGGAGGCGATGCAGCAGCAGGTGCTGGATTCGGCGGTAGATATGTTCCTGGGGTATTACCAGGTTGCAGCAAAACGCTGA